The stretch of DNA ATCCGATATTTTAGGATCTTCGTAAGTTATTGGGATTCGCTTTTCTGCACCTGCAATGAAAGGACAACCATCATCTGCTTGGGAGCAAGTAAGAATAGCTACAAAGTTTGAAATTGGATTGTATGCATCATCATACTTCTTAGAAAATCCTATAATTGGTAAACAATTTTCATCAAATTTTATGGCATAAATAGGATTATTACTATCTGCAATTTTAAAGATTTGAAAGCCTTGATTGCTTAGTGTTTCAGCTACTTTTGGAAACAATGCTGTTTCTTGTGTACCACCTGAATAACAATTGATATTTGGGATATTATAATAAGCAGCAGCAAATTGTGCCCATATCTGTGCTAAATGACTTCGACGTGAATTGTGCGAGCAAATGAAATTGAGATTTATTGTCTGCTTATCATTGACTTTCTCTTGAATGTAAAAAACTAAAGGTTGTAAAACTACTTTTCTGTCTTCACAAATTTCTTGATTCAGAACATCATTCTGAATAGTGTTAAATAATTGTTTTTGCATTAGTTTAAAATTGAATAATTAAGTAGCCTAGTATGGAACCCAATAATACAATGAAAGCACTATTGATTTTTTTGAATTGAAAAACTATTACAGCACTAATCAACGCAATAACAATAGTTCTCCAATCGGTAATAGTTTCTTTCCCCATAACTATACATACTGATAGGATAATTGCTACAGACGCTACATTGACCCCATTTAAAAAAGTACTAAATGAATCATTGTTTCTTATAAACTTCATTAAAGGATGTATCAATGCAACCAAAATAAATGAGGGTAGAAAAATGGCTAAAGTAGATACAATAGCACCCGAAAGTCCGTTGATTTGATATCCAATAAAAGTTACAGATGAAAAAACAGGTCCTGGAGTAAATTGTCCAACCGCAATTGCGTCCATCAGTTGTATTCGCGTGAGTAATCCTTTATCTACCAACTCGGTATCTAAGAAAGCAAACAAAACGTAGCCACTTCCGTATAAAATTGATCCTATTTTTAAAAATGTCCAAAATAAGGATTGGTTTATCGTCGACAGAAACGATCCATTAAATAAAGGAAATAAAGCTAAAGGAACAAAGCTTTTCATGGAGTGAAGTTGGCGAAATTTTTTTTCTAAAAGCATAAAAAAGCCAGCTCCAACTAATAAAAAAATTTCATTGATACCTAAAAGTGATAAGAATAATACAGCAATTGCTAAAACACCTAGGTAAACATTCTTTATCGCTTTTAAAAACAATGGATAAACGGCACCAATTATAATTGCAATAATGGCAGGTTTTATTCCATATAAAAAAGGTGAAACCTCTGGGATTTGTCCGTACTTCTGATAGAAATAGGCGAAAATTCCGGTAATCAAAACTGCTGGAAATATGAAACATAGACCGGCAACTAATAGACCTTTCCATCCACCTTTATCATAACCGATATGAATTGCCATTTCAGTGCTATTAGGCCCAGGAATGAGGTTGGTAGCACCTAATAAATCTAAAAAATGCTGATCACTCATCCATTGCCGTTTCACGACCACTTCTCTTTGCATCATAGCAATATGAGCTGCAGGGCCACCAAATCCAATTACACCGAGTTTAAAAAATAATTTCGCAATTTCCTTAATTTGTATCTTTTGATCCATATTGATTTTTATAGACAAAAATATAATATTAGCAACATACAGAATTAGGTGTGCAACAAGAAGATTTTTCTTCTTTTACTCTAAATTTATTTTCAGTTGCAACGGGAATACCGCAAGCATCTTCGGCTAAACAAGCTGTTTTTTTATTTTTTAAAATGAAATGTTTTCCATTAAACTCTAAATCATATTTTCCAATTGTAGTCGATTGATATTCTACTTCGATTTCGGCATCTTCAATACCTAATTTGTTTTCGGAAAGTTTAATGATGTTTAAAAGTTTAGCAGGTTTTAAACGATGTTCAAAATCATCGGCATCCCATAACTGAAAATTTACGGTTTTTTCTGTACGAATTACTCCGCCACAATCAATGAAGTTTTTTGTAACCATTCCGACTTCGGTAACGTGAAAATGTTCTGGAACGAAAGTACCATCCTCTAATTGAAATTCAACATTTTCTAATGTTGGTAAGATTTCTTTAATTCTTGAAAGTTTCATATTCTTATATTATTATTTATTAATCGTAATATTACGATGTTTTATTTCAAAAAAACGCCTTAACAGCATTTCTCTATTTTGACATTTTGATTGAAAAAGTTAGAAAACTCATTTTGAATTGCTGACCAAACCTTTTCATCAATACAATAACAAACCGATTTTCCTTCGATAGCACCTTGAATAATTCCGATACTTTTCAATTCTTTTAAATGTTGAGAAATAGTAGCTTGTGCTAAACCTAATTCATCCACCAAATCCGTACAGATACACGCATTCTGTTTGATGATATGCTGAATAATAGCCACACGAGCAGGATGTCCTAATACTTTGAATAAAGTAGCTAGTCTATTTTGTTCGTCTGTAAATATTTCCGATTTAGTTGTCCCCATTAATGATTTATTATCATTGCAATATTACGATATAAAAATTAAAGAAGCAATAGTATATAATTAAGAATTACTACTTATATCCATAGATTAGAATGGACAAACCTTCAATTTATCCGAAACTTAAAAGCTGTTTTATTTTATAAAAAAAAGGAGCTAAATGCCCCTTGTTTTATTCTATAAAAGTTGATGCTTTTTTTGATAATATCAATTCAGCAATGCTAGTTGATTCTTCTGAAGTTTTTACTTTGATAATATCATCTTCTTTTCTAATTGAATTCCATAAACGATACTCATCAGTATTAACCTTTGGTTCATCCGCAATTAAAAAGAACTGATTAACATCTAATCCTTTTTGATATTTCTTAGATAAATGAGCAATAATACTAATATACGTGTTTAAGTTTTTATGAATGGTATCTTTAGATTGATTAAAAGAAATTGATTTTGCTCCAATTAAAACACCATTTTTTCCAACACAATCTAATTCGAATGTATTAATTAATGTAGGAATAATATCATTATCTAATTTGATATTGGTATGAACTTTTTCTTCAACTCTATCTATTAAATTTGTTTTAATTCTTTTATGAAAATTCTCTTCAATTATTTTTTTCTCAGAATTCAAATCTTCAGTAAAAATTGATTTATCAACGAACATACTGAAAATTTTAGAAAATTCATTTTCCGTATTTTTTAATGCTATAAATTTAGGAGTTGTAAATTCAATAATTCCGTTTGAATATCTAGAAACATAATCAAAATATAAATCGTTGAATTTATAATCAACATTTAATAGACCATTTTTATACGAATCAAAATCTTTATTTGAACTCTCTAAGTTTTGTTTTATTTCCTTAATAATTAAATCAAAAAATTTACTCTCAATATCAACTAAAGATTTAGCTGTTGAAATTTTTTGCTTTGAAAACTGAACTTTGAATTTGAATTCATTGAATACAACAACACCAATAGTCAAGCTATCGCCTGATAATTGATTTGTTCTAACCTTGATTAATGTATAAAATGATTTCATTTTCTTATGTCGTTAATTATATATAATAATGTATTGAAAACTTCTTCTATCCTTAATTCGCTAAATAAATAACGTTTAATTGTATCTCTATCTTGTTCTAAAATTGAAAAATATTCAGGTATATTATTAAAGATTTCATTTATATTTTGCCTTACATTATCAATGCAAAGATAAAAATATTCTTTAAGATGACTAATCCAATCTTCGTTAATATTTAAGGACTTAACAATTGATATGCCAACTTCAGAATACAATATTGAATCATTATCACTAAAACTTAAGTATTCATCTGATAAGCTATTAAAAGGCAAAGAAGCAAAAGTAAATGCGTGATCAATTGCATACAATTCAAATTTATTATTTTCTATACTACACAATAAATTATTATTAGTAGGTTTTCTATCATCATTCTCAATCCAAATATCAAATAATGCTATATAAATTATTGATTCAATATTTTGAAAATTCCGTAACGGAACTTTACCACTAAAACTAAATAATCTATTTAATTCAAACTGATTTTCAATGAAATGACAACCAAAATAGAATTCAGAATATCTGAATCGTATATCTTCTGTAGAAATTTTATCATATAAATCATTATCTATATTGCATAAATAAACATTTGGAGTTTTAATATTCCAACAATCTAATAGTAAACTACATAAGTATTCTTTTTGTAAAGAAATGGTATCATTTATTGAGTTTTTAGGTTTTAAAATAATTTTATCGAGATCCTCATCCAACATTAAATAAGGACTGTGACCATCTGTTTGATATCTTTGTACAACAGAACCTATTGTTTTTGCTAGAATCAAAATTAATATGTATTAATATTATTGGTTATTATATGTTAGATTGTAAATATAAATAATTTTCAAACAATTAATTATTATTCAATTACGAATCTATTAGTAATACTTTATTATAAAAACCACAGGTTGTTTTTTCCGAAGTCGGGTAATTTGTCACCTTCGAAGTGTGGGAATATTTGTGCTACCATTTCTGGGTATTTGATGGTTACAGGTAAGTTTTGTTGCTTAACTGATTTCCAATACATTCTGCTGAATTGATATACTTGGTCTATTAATTCTTTTACGTTGTTTACGTTCTCTAAATAATCTTTGTCTGTACAGTATAATGCTAATTTTACTGGAAATGGATATGCTATTGGTTTGCCTTCTATTGAATATCTTGTGTTGTTATACAAAAGGTATTTGAGTTTGCTAATTTGCAATATTGTACCACTTATTGGCATTAATTCTGGCGATTGGGTATCAAATGCTACATAATCTGATGATTCTGTTTTGTTGATGGAAATGATGATGATTGGAATATCTAGGTTTAATCGTTTTAATGTTTGTTGTATAGGGTCTATTTCATCCTTTCCTATTGGTTTGTAATAATGTATAATTAATCGTTCGGCTTGGTTGTTATTATCTATAACAAATTTTAGCACTTGCTTTCCTATCGCACCTGCTATTAAATCTATTTCGTTGTTTCTGAAACAATCAAATCCTTTGAATTCTCCTTTGTTATTAAAACAGAATGCACTGCCTACATATCTTGTATTGAATTGAGCTGATTTAAACGCTCCTACACCAATGATTAATTCTTGCTTTAGCTCTCTATCCAAACGCCAAGGAATACCGTCTATTTTGGCTAATAAAGCTGGTGTAATATTCTCTAAGAATGCTCCGAAATAATTGTTTTTGATGCTTTCTTTATATATCACTTGTGAGGAAATATCTTGTTTTAATAATTCCTCTTTGATTTGGTAATACAACTGTAAATCTTGCTCGGATTCTTTATGAACAGGACTTACATAGATGGCTACATATCGTGTATTGGGTTCTTTTCTGAAATGTATTAAATGTTGTTTTAATTCTACTAATGCTGTATTGATATTGGTGTATGCCAAGCTGGTGTTTTTATCCATATGGAATGGCTGACAAATATGTGTAGCAAGTGGCGGAAAAAATCCTTTAAAGCCTTTAGTAAAATATTCATAAAGTGGCACTACGTATTCTTGTCTATCAGGCTGATGATAGATAAAGAAGAATTTTACGTGTTGATGTGGGCTTGGTTGGTAAGGACCAAATTTTTTGATACCGACTTTTGGATCTATTTCTTTGTCTCTACCAAACCTTAAATTATTGGAATGATAATGCGTAGCATATACCTTATCTGTTGGTATTTGATAAAATCTATCTGATGGGTTAATAAAATCTAATACATCACTGCTTAGATACTTGATTTTAAATTCATTGATTAACTGATAATAAGCTTTGTATCTGTTGGCTGATTTGTCCACCGTATGTGCTATTCCTAAAGCGTTTTTTAATCCGATATTTAATACTGGATATACCTCATTCAAATATAATTTAGCTTCATCGTGTAGCTTATCAAAACTTAAAATTTGGTTTCTGAATATTACTTTTTTATAATAATGTGTTGGAATATTTAGTGTGTTGATAGATTGTGTAGCTACTTTTGAAACTCCATCATAAGCTATCAATAATGCAAGTTTATTGATTAGATATGAATATTCTATTTTTAAAGTGTATTTATCGTAAGTGGTATATTCAGTTTTAGACTGCTTGGTATTCTTAATCCATACTTCGATGTCTTTTACAAAGTTTAGTTTTACCGCATCTACCAATGGCGAAATATAACGCAATAGCTGTTGCGTATAAAAGTGTTTGGCAAATTTGGTTGATTTGGATAAATCTATGGTTGTAGTGAATGCAGCATCTTGCCCAATTTCAAAGGAAGTATAGTAGTATTGACTAGTTATCTCCTCTTTATGATTTTCCCATAATTCGCAAGGTAATTCACTTTTGTGTAATGGATATGAACCTTCGAACTTTTCTGTATAAAAGCTACATTGTAAAGTAGCGTTATTGACCTCTAATGGTATTAGGTTTATCGTTAGTTGCTGCATATTTCATCGTGATTAATTGGGATTATCGGTACTGAATGTACACAACTAACTTACAATATTTTAGGGAAATAATCA from Faecalibacter sp. LW9 encodes:
- a CDS encoding HipA family kinase → MILAKTIGSVVQRYQTDGHSPYLMLDEDLDKIILKPKNSINDTISLQKEYLCSLLLDCWNIKTPNVYLCNIDNDLYDKISTEDIRFRYSEFYFGCHFIENQFELNRLFSFSGKVPLRNFQNIESIIYIALFDIWIENDDRKPTNNNLLCSIENNKFELYAIDHAFTFASLPFNSLSDEYLSFSDNDSILYSEVGISIVKSLNINEDWISHLKEYFYLCIDNVRQNINEIFNNIPEYFSILEQDRDTIKRYLFSELRIEEVFNTLLYIINDIRK
- the chrA gene encoding chromate efflux transporter, which encodes MDQKIQIKEIAKLFFKLGVIGFGGPAAHIAMMQREVVVKRQWMSDQHFLDLLGATNLIPGPNSTEMAIHIGYDKGGWKGLLVAGLCFIFPAVLITGIFAYFYQKYGQIPEVSPFLYGIKPAIIAIIIGAVYPLFLKAIKNVYLGVLAIAVLFLSLLGINEIFLLVGAGFFMLLEKKFRQLHSMKSFVPLALFPLFNGSFLSTINQSLFWTFLKIGSILYGSGYVLFAFLDTELVDKGLLTRIQLMDAIAVGQFTPGPVFSSVTFIGYQINGLSGAIVSTLAIFLPSFILVALIHPLMKFIRNNDSFSTFLNGVNVASVAIILSVCIVMGKETITDWRTIVIALISAVIVFQFKKINSAFIVLLGSILGYLIIQF
- a CDS encoding DUF6428 family protein, giving the protein MKLSRIKEILPTLENVEFQLEDGTFVPEHFHVTEVGMVTKNFIDCGGVIRTEKTVNFQLWDADDFEHRLKPAKLLNIIKLSENKLGIEDAEIEVEYQSTTIGKYDLEFNGKHFILKNKKTACLAEDACGIPVATENKFRVKEEKSSCCTPNSVCC
- a CDS encoding low molecular weight phosphatase family protein, whose protein sequence is MQKQLFNTIQNDVLNQEICEDRKVVLQPLVFYIQEKVNDKQTINLNFICSHNSRRSHLAQIWAQFAAAYYNIPNINCYSGGTQETALFPKVAETLSNQGFQIFKIADSNNPIYAIKFDENCLPIIGFSKKYDDAYNPISNFVAILTCSQADDGCPFIAGAEKRIPITYEDPKISDGTTNQTEVYQQRSIEIATEMMYVFSQIIK
- a CDS encoding Piwi domain-containing protein — encoded protein: MQQLTINLIPLEVNNATLQCSFYTEKFEGSYPLHKSELPCELWENHKEEITSQYYYTSFEIGQDAAFTTTIDLSKSTKFAKHFYTQQLLRYISPLVDAVKLNFVKDIEVWIKNTKQSKTEYTTYDKYTLKIEYSYLINKLALLIAYDGVSKVATQSINTLNIPTHYYKKVIFRNQILSFDKLHDEAKLYLNEVYPVLNIGLKNALGIAHTVDKSANRYKAYYQLINEFKIKYLSSDVLDFINPSDRFYQIPTDKVYATHYHSNNLRFGRDKEIDPKVGIKKFGPYQPSPHQHVKFFFIYHQPDRQEYVVPLYEYFTKGFKGFFPPLATHICQPFHMDKNTSLAYTNINTALVELKQHLIHFRKEPNTRYVAIYVSPVHKESEQDLQLYYQIKEELLKQDISSQVIYKESIKNNYFGAFLENITPALLAKIDGIPWRLDRELKQELIIGVGAFKSAQFNTRYVGSAFCFNNKGEFKGFDCFRNNEIDLIAGAIGKQVLKFVIDNNNQAERLIIHYYKPIGKDEIDPIQQTLKRLNLDIPIIIISINKTESSDYVAFDTQSPELMPISGTILQISKLKYLLYNNTRYSIEGKPIAYPFPVKLALYCTDKDYLENVNNVKELIDQVYQFSRMYWKSVKQQNLPVTIKYPEMVAQIFPHFEGDKLPDFGKNNLWFL
- a CDS encoding metalloregulator ArsR/SmtB family transcription factor, which produces MGTTKSEIFTDEQNRLATLFKVLGHPARVAIIQHIIKQNACICTDLVDELGLAQATISQHLKELKSIGIIQGAIEGKSVCYCIDEKVWSAIQNEFSNFFNQNVKIEKCC